The region ATAAATCAGCAGATGAAAAGCTTGGCTCAAAATATTGCTATAATGGAAGAGATAGAAAGAGACTATGGAAGTATGGATGATTTTGTTACATCTGCTCCTGCATATGAAATTGTAAAAAAGATATCTGATAACAAATCAAAATATAAAATAAATAGAGTAGGCGAAGCTTTAGCTTGGGAATATTTAAGAAATGTTGGAATTGATGGCATGAAACCAGATGTCCATTTATGTAGATTTTTTGCTGGGGATCGTATGGGAAGTGGAAGTAATATACCTGCAACAATACATGAAGTTTATGAAACTGTTTTAAAACTTTCTAAAGATACAGGAATATCTATGTCTGAAATTGATTCGCTAGTATGGAATTTTTGTTCATCTGGATATGGGGAAGTATGTACCTCAAATCCTAGATGTGAAATATGTCCTATAAAAGAATACTGCAATAAATAATCTTAAAAGTAGGTAGAATTGGAGGTGGATTTGATGAAGATAGGATTAGTATCATGCAGTAAAGCCAAAAAAGATTATATTTGCTCTGCAAGAGAAATGTATTCTGAAAGTAATACCTTTAGACTATCACTTGAATACTTAGAAAAAACATGTGATAAGATTTTTATTTTATCTGCCAGACATGGCTTATTAGATTTAGACGATGCTATCCAGCCATATGATGAAACTTTAGTAGAAAAACCTGTTGCTGAAAGAAGAAAGTGGGCTGATGAAGTAATTTTTAAACTAAAAGAAAAAACAAATTTAGAAAAAGATAAATTTATAGTTTTGGCAGGTCAAAAATACAATGAGTTTTTACTAGAACATATAAGAAAATTCCAACTACCATTAGAGGGTCTAACTATGTTTAAAAGAGTTCCTAAATTGAAGGAAATGATTAAAGATTTGGATAATGAAACTAGATTAATCCATCAGATTGCAAATGAAATGCAAAGATTTGCCTGGAATGAAATAGATAATTTAACTTTCACTAATGGAATATATATTATATTTGAAAAAGGTGAAAGTTACTATGATTTAGATAGGATTGTGAGAGTTGGAACTCATAAAGCTGATGGTAGATTAAAGGCTAGACTTAAGGATCATTATCTAAGAAAAAACAAGGATGGAAGTATATTTAGAAAAAATATTGGTTTAGCCTTATTAAATAAAGATCAAGATCCATACTTAAGGATATGGAAACTGAATACATCTAAACCTAAGATAAAAAAAGAATATAAAGAAGAATTAAATTTAGAATACAAGAAAAAAATTGAAGAAAGAGTATCTAATTACTTAAGGGAAAAAACCTCTTTTACCTGTTTTGAAATCTCTAGCAATGAAGAAAGATTAAGAATAGAAGAAGGCATGATTGCCTTATTAAACAACAGTAAATACTTTAAATCTAGCGATAAGTGGCTAGGAAATTATCACCCAGATCAGGAAATAAGGGAAAGTAATCTTTGGAACAAACAAGGGTTGAGTGGACAGGCTTTGGATTTAAAAGAACTTTGGTATATTGGTAAGGGTCAAGGAGTTAAAAATATTAGTAATAACTCATGTGATCTTAATTTCCCGAAACCAGGAAAAAACTCATTAAATAAAAATGAAAAGGATGAAGAAAATAAAATAAGTGCTAAGGATATAGAGAAATTCATTAAGGATATTTTTATAGAAAGTAAAGGTAGTGAGTATGTAGATATCTTGTCAAAAGATATTCATAAAGCAATGGGTTTGAAATCAAGATATTCTATGGTATGTGGAGCTATGTATAACTTACAGAAAGAAATTAGTAGAAGTGACATTTTACATAAAACTTCAAGCGGACAAAGCTCTACTTTAAAAATCAGATATTATTTATAAAAATATGCAAATAAAACAAAAAATAGGCAGAGGCTTCATGTCAGTGGTAAATCGGAAACGAAGCAATATAATTTTTTATTTTAAATGCGACAACTTACTTGACAAACACCGGGGGTGAGATGATTGAAAGATATGAAAGAAGTTCATAATTTTGCAGTAAAATGGCTTGATAAATTTAGGAATCAAGAAATTGATTATATAGAATTAGTAGACCATTATCTGGCCGATGATTGTGATGCACTTGGATTTGAAATGGATAGTGGAGAAGAATTTTCTAAAAGATATGGAAGTGCCGTTTATGACTATAGAGAACTCCAAAAAATTATAGATTATGTAAATGATATTGAACTACTAGGTTCTGCCATTTATTCAAGATGGAGATATTTTAATCATTGGGCATACGATGGAGAAGAAATTTTAGAAGATAGAAATCGTTCTTGGTTTATTCTAGCTTTAAAGCGATTGCTTGTATTATCTGCTGAAAATAATGCTATGTTTAAAGGTATACCAAAGACTATTCATATTGTATCTAATAATATTTGCTATGGGCCATGTCCAGAGCCTACAGATGAAGTAGAGCAACACCTAACAATTAGTTCTGAAGGACAAATAAAATTTTCATCATTTAACTTTGGTTACGGAATGGAAAAATATGAAAAAGGAAGAAGTAAAGATTTTAATATAGGAAAACCGGTAGCTGAAAAAATATTAAGTGCGGTAGGTGAATATTTCAGTAATGAATATATTGAAATCTTTGCTACAGATATTGGCGATTGGAAGATGGAGATAATCAATACAGATGGAGAGAGCTACCACTTCAGAGGTTCACTTTGTGCAGATTTTGAAATTGATGGCATAGACTTATCTGATCTAATTCGTGATGAAATAGGTATAAAAAATTTATATATATTTGATGGGAACAATAAGCCGGATAAGGTGAATAAAATCACTATTGAATATAATAGAGTAGTAAAAATAAAACCCAAAGAATTAATAAGTGAATCAGAAGAATATGTAACTTGGGATTACAAGGAGAGTTTAACAATTGATAGGAAGACTGAAACAATTGAACATATACAAAATATCGGGTCAGGATGCATTGTTTCAAGAAAATTTCAAGTTCAAGGAGGAGTGGAGGCACTTCTCGATGATTTAGATGGAGATAGTTTGTTTGAATATATTGAGGGAAATCCTCCAGATGTTGTTGAAAATCCAGGGGAAATAAAAGGCTATAAAATTACTATAGAATTAGAAAAAGATGGTCAGCGAATAATTATAGGAACATTTGACAAAAAAGGACTGCCTGAAGATTGGGAAGACTTTGCGGAGGCTGTTTTAGATTTTATGTTATTTTATGGGCTAGGGGAAATACTTGATCCATCTATTTATAATTTGATAAAAAGGCGGAAAGGTGAATACATATATTGCAGCGTTACCTTTGACGATAGCTATAAAACTTATTACTATTTAACAGATGATGATAGTATTGAAGTTGGAGACTCAGCCATGGTCCCTGCTGGAATAGATGATCATCTAGCTATGGTAAAGGTTGTAAAGATAGGGTATTTCAAGGAAGAAGATGTTCCTTTTCCTATGAATAAAATAAAGAAGATAGTCAGAAAGGCTGCTGATGTAGATTTTGATAGCTGATCATAGTTATGGAGGATAAAATTATGGATATTAAAGCATTAAATAAAGATTTAGCAGAGATTATTCTAGGGTTATCTTCCATTTTAGGTAAGCCTATAAGTGAGGATAAATTTGAAATAGTAGATTTGGGTATTCCACATCAACCAACATCTCTCCCAAAAGGGAAAATGGGTATCTATATGTTTTTATATGATAATAAGTTTTTAAAGATTGGCAAAGCTGGTCCAAAAAGTAATGCTAGGTTTTATAGTCAACATTACAATCCTAAATCAGCTAGAAGTACATTAGCAGCTTCTATTCTAGCAGATGAATCAACTGCGAATAAAAGCATCTCCGAGTCTAATGTAGGAGTATGGATAAAGGAGAATTGTTATAGGATTGATATATTATTTGATTCTGACTTAGGAATATTTGCGTTAGAGCTTATAGAAGCTGCACTGCATTATAAATATGAGCCTGTATATGAAGGGTTTATAAGTCAAAGATAGAATGGTAGGGGTTGTTAATATTCAATATATAGGGGTTATCATTTTCATGATACTTATAATTATGATTTGTATTGTATTAGTACTCAAATTTAAAAGAAGCCAAGGTCTTGTACTTACCACAACAGATAATTATAATGGGGAAAAAAGCAAGCTAGAATTTACTACGGAAAATATACAGAACGAATTAGTTATCCAAATGGAAATGCTCCCTGCAGAGGTAATTATTGACGAGAACAAGCTTGTTGAGATTACAAATAGCAAAGTCTTAGCTCATGTAAATAATCTAGTACCTGGTTTAGCACAGGTGGGTAATGTGGCTCACAATGCAGTCCAAGCGGCACAAGCCAATGGGGAAGTATTATATAAAGCAATAATTCCTGCAGGTACGAAGTTGGCAGATTCAAAGGCTATGGAGAATGCTATTCGTGGTATTTATCGTGGCTCAGATGGTATTAAAGGTCATGGAAACCTAGTAGCTGTTGAAGCACAAAAAGGAACAGCGGTTGTAGCCAATATCGTAGCTGCTGCTATAGGAGTTGCCTCAATGGTTGTTGGTCAGTACTATATGACACAGATTAATGCTGAACTCGGAGTAATTAGCGAAGGCATATCTAAGATTTCAGATTTTCAGGATAATGAGTATCGTAGTAGGGTTTTCTCACTTGTTACTCATGTTAAAAAGATAGAGGATTTCCAAGTTGAAATTCTTGAAAATAATGAATTGAGACTCAGTAAAATTGGTCAACTTGATAGTCTGGAAGAAGAAAGCACTCAACTTCTAGGATAAGCTACATGGTAAAAGTATCCACCAAACAAAAATCATCCTTAAGTAATAGAAAGGTTAATACAAAATCGGATGCCTTTCTAATTGAAAGTGAAATTCCTTACTCCACACACCTAGAAAATCAATTTATTTTGGCTGAAGATGATATATCTAAATTTGAATATAAGAAGGTTGCTAAACCTGGAATTTCTGTAAAAAGGCCAGATTCGAAAAGTTATACTCTACAAAAATTTACTAGGGATTCATTTTATAAGGCTTTTGAAAATTATATTGACAATGTAGCTTTAGTTTTTTATGGAAACTTAATTTATGTGGATCCCAGGCAAATTGATAAAAATATTGTTATGGCAAATGACTTGGAGATTTCTTTAGAGGATTTTGTAAAATTCTTCATTAATTCTGGGGATCTTGATGATTTGAAAAACATAGAAATACTAACTTATATTAAGAAAGCTTCTCAGGACATTGTAAAGAATTCCATTATAAATAACGAAGAACTTGCAAACTCAATTTTCCAAGGTAAAGGTTGGTTTGAAGAACCTTATGTTGCAAATTATATATACGAAGATTCTAAACTTAGAGATAACTCTATTACAGGATTTACAATAACTACAGATTCGGGCAGAGGTAGTGGGAAATATACAATTATAATAAAACCTATTTAAAATACATTAAATAAAGAAGATTCGATATAGAGGCTTCACTTTTAAAAGTAGGGGCCTCTATACTTTTATATCCTTTTAAAAATCCTTCTTAGGTTCATATGGAATTTTTAAATTATAACCCATCCTATTTATTTCACAAAGCTTGATTACAACAAGATTGGTTTGAGTATTTAATATACTGGCTATTTAAGCTGGAGGTAATCCTTCTCCAGGTATTCATAAGTTTCAATTCTATCTAAAATTTAATAATAATAAAAACACCTATAATATTTAGAACCCCAAAAATATTTTATTGACAAAAGAAATTTTTATGATAATATATGTAAGTAAGCACCAACATAAGGAGGGGCGATAGATGGAAAAAACTAATAAAAGAATGACAAGGGAAGAAAGAAGAAAGCAAATATTAGAATCAGCCTTAAAGGTATTTATAGAGAAAGGATACAATGGCTCAACTACTTTAGATATAGCAAAAAAAGCAGACATATCTGAAGTTACTTTATTTAGATACTTTGACTCTAAAAAACAAATGTTTATGGAAGCTATAGAACCAATTTTAATAACTAGCTTAAAAGAATCCTTGGTAGAGTCCCAGGGCTTAGAGCCTATGGAAAAGTTAGAATATATTCTAAAGAATAGAATTAAATTCATTTCTCAGCATAATAAAGTAATTAAATTAATTTTAATGGAGAGCCAAGTAAATCCTGAAGTAGCTGATTTTGACTTTATTAAACAAATAACATCAATGTTAAAGGATTCCATAAGGGACACAGATATTGACTTAGAAGATGAAGATTTCTCCATAAGACTAATGATGGGAAGTATTTTATCCTTCTTATATCTACCTAAAATAAAAGATAATGAAATTGATTCTTATGTAGAAAAACTAATAGATACAATTACCAAATAAAGATCTAAGGAAGGATGGGTTATCATGAACAAGATATTTTCCAAGATAGGAAGTAGAATAGAAAAAACTCCTTTTAAAACCTTATTTGTAACTATAATAATATTTGCCCTTATGATAGTTGGTGCTATAAAGGTAAACATGGCGACTGGTAGTGAAACTCTAGTCAAGACTAGCAATGAAGCCTATATATCTAATTATGCTATGGAGGAGGAATTTGGTGGAGATGCCATCATGGTACTACTTGAAGGTGAAGAAGAGGATTTATTAAAGTTAGATAATATGAAAAAGATGTGGAATGTGGAAGAAAGACTTAAATATAATGAAGGAATTTTTACTCTTATGAGTCCAGCTAGCATTGTACATCAAATAACAGATAAACAAGGAACAGAAATAAAGAAACAAGTACCAAATATTAGCGATGGACTTGGTGAATTGGGAGATAAACTTACTGAAATAGGCCAAGAATTAGGAAGTAAAGAATTACCAGATCCTCAGGCAGTAGAAGAAAAGCTTGATAATTTAATGAAATCTATGGATCCAAGTAAGCTTATGGATGATATGGCTGGAGAACAAGAAAAAGAATTAAAAGATAAGTTTATGACCATGGGTAATGGGTTGGGAGAGATGGGGCAAAAACTAAGTAATATAGGCAGTGAGTTAGCCGGTAAAGATATACCTAATCCAAAGATGATAGAAGAAAAGTTAGAGGAATTATCAGGAATTTCAAAGGTATTTGATGAACTTAGCAGTGGTCAAGATGATTTAGCAAAAGGTGTAACAGAACTGGGAGGTGGATTGGATACTTCTTCAGCAGGCTTAAAGGAAGTATCAAGACAGCTAGGACAAATGGCAGAAGAGATGAAAGGCAATCCTGAGCTTTATAAAAAACTAAATATGTTTGCAGAAAATATAGATAAAAGCTCTGCAGGTTTATCAATGATGTCAGAGAATACAGGAAAGCTTTCACAGGGTAATGAAAATACTTCTCAGGCACTTAACAATATTGGTCAAAAACTAAAGCAAGAGTTAGAAGAAATGAAAAAAGCTTTATCTGGCGATGGGATATCCTCAGAAGAACTAAAGCAAATGTCAAATGGTTTTATTACTATGGGAGAAAACTTAGGTGATTTAAGTAAGGGCCTCTCTCAAATGGCAGCAGGTGGAAGCATACTTCCAGATAGCTCAAATGTTTTTTCTTCTTTAAAAGGAAACATAGAAAAAGAAGTTTCAGCTATGAAAGACAATCTATCAGGCGGTATTTCACCGGATGAGTTAAAAACAATGTCAGATGGATTTATTACTATGGGTGAAAACCTTAGTAAAATAAGTGGTGGACTTAAGACCTTCCATGAAAAATCTGGAATGATGATTCCATATTTTCCCCACAATCAAAAAGAATTAGAAAATATTTTGTATGAAGATGGAAATTTAAGAGATATATTTTCTGATACCATAATCGATGAAAATCATATGATGATAATGATTAAGTTAAAAGGAAACCTAGAAGATAGTGAGATTGACTCTATTTTTAATGAAGTCTCCCATGCTATGGAAGCAGAAGACTTTGATGTGAACTTCATAGTTTCAGGAAAACCTGTATTGGATTCCTCCCTAAGAACAGAGATGAAATCTAATATGATAATAATGGTTGCTTCAGCAGTAGCTTTGATGCTTATAATACTCAACCTGGTCTTTAGGGTTAGATGGAGGGCCTTAAGTCTTGGAATAATATTTGTATCTGTAATAGCCACATTAGGACTTATGGGACATTTAAATGTTTCCATGACCATGGTTTCCATGGCAGTCTTTCCCATCTTAATTGGGCTAGGTATAGACTATTCTATACAATTTCAAAATAGATATGAAGAAGAGCATTCCGTAAAAACAACCCTTGTACAAATTGGTAAGGCTGTGGGTCTAGCTGTACTAGCTACAGTATTAGGATTTGTATCCCTCTTTGCATCCCCAGTACCTATGATACAAGATTTTGGAAAGATGCTTACAATAGGAGTTACAGTTTCCTTTATAGGAAGTATCTTTTTACTAATGCCAGTTCTTAGTGCTAGGGATACAGTGGCATCAAAGGCTAGGGACTTTAGAATTAAAGACTATGAAAAGGCAGGCCCAATAGATAAGTTTTTAAGATTTACAGTAAACTCAGTTATAAAACTAGCACCTCTAATAATAATAATTGCCATAGGCCTGGCTACCTTCGGGCTTATAGCTGATACGAAGGTAGGTGTAGAAACAGATATAGAAACCTTTATGCCCCAAGATATGGATGCCCTTCATGATATTCACTATATTAGGGATATTGTAGGATCTACAAATCAAATGGTTATATTTATGGAAGACGAAGAACTTCTTACTGAAGACAATCTCAGCTGGATGAGAGACATAAGCAAGCAAGCAAGAGCTGAATTTTCAGATAGGATTGTAGATATCAAATATATAGATAATCTTGTAGAAAACTTCTCTGATATAGAAGAAATAAGCTTTGATGAATATCTGGAGATTATAGATAATGACATACCAGAAAGCCAAAGAAGGATGTTTATTAGCGATGAGAAGGATAAGGCTGTTATTCTTATGAATGTAGAACATATGGCAACAGCAGAGTTACAAGAGTTTGTGGAAGATATGAAGATTATGCTAGAAGATGCCCCTATAAAGACATCAATTACAGGGAAATCTGTTTTAGATGTTGAAATGGTTAAGGGACTAACAGATGGTAGGTTAAGAATGACCATTATAGGTTTGGGATTAGTATTTTTATCCCTGTTAATACTTTATAGATCCTTCTTCAAGGCTCTTGTAGCAGTACTTCCAGTTGTCCTAATAGTAGGTATGTCTGGTGGCATTATGAACCTACTAGGCTTAAAATATACTCCCATAACAGCAACCCTTGGAGCCTTGGTTTTAGGGATGGGAACTGAAATGACTATAATGTTACTTGAAAGGTATTTGGAAGAAAGAAATGAAGGGAAAGATAAAAGAAAGGCTCTCTTTACTACTATAAAGTTTATAGGTAAGGCAACACTAGCATCAGGACTTACCACAGTTGGTGGATTTAGTGTTCTAATGACTTCAAAGTTTGTAATACTTAAGGATTTTGGTCTGATGACAGTAATAAATATATCCTTGGCCCTGATGGCAACCTTTATAATCCTACCAGCCTTGATATGGATTTTGGATAGGTTCATTGTAAGTGACAAGGTGAAGAAAGAAGCATATAAGGAGGTACCACAAGAATAAGGAAAGAAGGGGGAATATATCTTGAAAAAAAGGAAGATAGTTCAAGGGGTTAGCCTAGTATTATTTATAAGTCTAATAATTCTTGGGAAAGTACAAGTTTGGATGGCCATATTTGGTGGTAGTTTACTATTATCAACCTATTTTGGAAGATTTTATTGTGGCTATATTTGTCCCATAAACACTGGTATGGAGATAATAGATGGTAAAGCAAATAAAAAGAAAAGAAAAAGAAAATCTGTTCCAGATCTATTTAAAAAAGCAATTGTTAGGTATGGTATTTTAGCCTTATTTCTAGGAACTATGGTTATAGTTTTCAAAACAGGTAAGAAGTTGCCAGTATTGCCAATCCTATTTTCTTTAGGGCTAATAATAACCTACTTTTACAGGCCAGAATTTTGGCATAGGTATCTTTGTCCCTATGGTAGTTTACTATCTATTTTTTCTAAGTTTAATAAGAAAGCATATAGGGTCTATAATGGTGGTTGTATAAAGTGTGGTAAATGTGTAAGAGTTTGTCCAGCAGATGCTTTTATTTGGGAAGATAAAAAAGACTATCCTCTTATAATAAATAATGAATGTCTTCAATGTGGAAAGTGTGTTGAAGCATGTCCTACTGATTCTATAAAATAGAAATAGATGGAGGAGACGAAGATAATGATATCAGAAAAAATGAT is a window of Anaerosalibacter sp. Marseille-P3206 DNA encoding:
- a CDS encoding DUF6884 domain-containing protein, coding for MKIGLVSCSKAKKDYICSAREMYSESNTFRLSLEYLEKTCDKIFILSARHGLLDLDDAIQPYDETLVEKPVAERRKWADEVIFKLKEKTNLEKDKFIVLAGQKYNEFLLEHIRKFQLPLEGLTMFKRVPKLKEMIKDLDNETRLIHQIANEMQRFAWNEIDNLTFTNGIYIIFEKGESYYDLDRIVRVGTHKADGRLKARLKDHYLRKNKDGSIFRKNIGLALLNKDQDPYLRIWKLNTSKPKIKKEYKEELNLEYKKKIEERVSNYLREKTSFTCFEISSNEERLRIEEGMIALLNNSKYFKSSDKWLGNYHPDQEIRESNLWNKQGLSGQALDLKELWYIGKGQGVKNISNNSCDLNFPKPGKNSLNKNEKDEENKISAKDIEKFIKDIFIESKGSEYVDILSKDIHKAMGLKSRYSMVCGAMYNLQKEISRSDILHKTSSGQSSTLKIRYYL
- a CDS encoding TetR/AcrR family transcriptional regulator, producing MEKTNKRMTREERRKQILESALKVFIEKGYNGSTTLDIAKKADISEVTLFRYFDSKKQMFMEAIEPILITSLKESLVESQGLEPMEKLEYILKNRIKFISQHNKVIKLILMESQVNPEVADFDFIKQITSMLKDSIRDTDIDLEDEDFSIRLMMGSILSFLYLPKIKDNEIDSYVEKLIDTITK
- a CDS encoding hydrophobe/amphiphile efflux-3 (HAE3) family transporter; translated protein: MNKIFSKIGSRIEKTPFKTLFVTIIIFALMIVGAIKVNMATGSETLVKTSNEAYISNYAMEEEFGGDAIMVLLEGEEEDLLKLDNMKKMWNVEERLKYNEGIFTLMSPASIVHQITDKQGTEIKKQVPNISDGLGELGDKLTEIGQELGSKELPDPQAVEEKLDNLMKSMDPSKLMDDMAGEQEKELKDKFMTMGNGLGEMGQKLSNIGSELAGKDIPNPKMIEEKLEELSGISKVFDELSSGQDDLAKGVTELGGGLDTSSAGLKEVSRQLGQMAEEMKGNPELYKKLNMFAENIDKSSAGLSMMSENTGKLSQGNENTSQALNNIGQKLKQELEEMKKALSGDGISSEELKQMSNGFITMGENLGDLSKGLSQMAAGGSILPDSSNVFSSLKGNIEKEVSAMKDNLSGGISPDELKTMSDGFITMGENLSKISGGLKTFHEKSGMMIPYFPHNQKELENILYEDGNLRDIFSDTIIDENHMMIMIKLKGNLEDSEIDSIFNEVSHAMEAEDFDVNFIVSGKPVLDSSLRTEMKSNMIIMVASAVALMLIILNLVFRVRWRALSLGIIFVSVIATLGLMGHLNVSMTMVSMAVFPILIGLGIDYSIQFQNRYEEEHSVKTTLVQIGKAVGLAVLATVLGFVSLFASPVPMIQDFGKMLTIGVTVSFIGSIFLLMPVLSARDTVASKARDFRIKDYEKAGPIDKFLRFTVNSVIKLAPLIIIIAIGLATFGLIADTKVGVETDIETFMPQDMDALHDIHYIRDIVGSTNQMVIFMEDEELLTEDNLSWMRDISKQARAEFSDRIVDIKYIDNLVENFSDIEEISFDEYLEIIDNDIPESQRRMFISDEKDKAVILMNVEHMATAELQEFVEDMKIMLEDAPIKTSITGKSVLDVEMVKGLTDGRLRMTIIGLGLVFLSLLILYRSFFKALVAVLPVVLIVGMSGGIMNLLGLKYTPITATLGALVLGMGTEMTIMLLERYLEERNEGKDKRKALFTTIKFIGKATLASGLTTVGGFSVLMTSKFVILKDFGLMTVINISLALMATFIILPALIWILDRFIVSDKVKKEAYKEVPQE
- a CDS encoding 4Fe-4S binding protein — protein: MKKRKIVQGVSLVLFISLIILGKVQVWMAIFGGSLLLSTYFGRFYCGYICPINTGMEIIDGKANKKKRKRKSVPDLFKKAIVRYGILALFLGTMVIVFKTGKKLPVLPILFSLGLIITYFYRPEFWHRYLCPYGSLLSIFSKFNKKAYRVYNGGCIKCGKCVRVCPADAFIWEDKKDYPLIINNECLQCGKCVEACPTDSIK